The DNA window CGTTCTGTGCCGGGCAGGACCTGAATGAAAGCCGCCAGCTCTCTCCCGATGGTGGCGACGCCTGGATGGACACCTGGCAACGCTTCTTTGCCGCTGTCAGTCAATGCCGCAAGCCCATCGTTGCGGCGGTCAACGGCACGGCCGCGGGCGCAGGACTGCAGCTTGCCCTGATGGCGGACCTGCGCGTGGCCGTGCCAACGGCCCGGTTTTTGATGGCGGAGATCAATGTGGGCCTGCCCGCGATTGCCGGAAGCTATCTGTTGCAGACCCATCTTGGCCAGGCCCGGATGCGCGAACTGGTGCTCACCGGCCGCGTCTTTACTGCAGAAGAAGCCAGTGAATGGGGGCTCGTGCAGGAGACCAGGCCACCTGATCAATTGATGGAGCGCGCTGAGGCCATGGCCCTCCATCTCGCTGAAAAACCTCCGGTCGCGATGCGACTGACACTTGAAATGCTGAGAGGAATGATGCGCCGCGGCCTGTCCGAGGCCGAAACGGCTGCCGTCTCTTATCAATCGGAAGCCATCGCCACCGGGGAACCGCAGGCCCAGATGGCGCGTTTCTTCGAAGCGCGGCGATAAAGCGAAGACGACACACTAAACCCCTAGGAGGCAAAGAATGTATGAGTTCCTGAAGGTGAGTACAGACGGAAAGGTGGGGACCATAACCTTGAACCGTCCGGATGTGCTGAACGCCTGGCATTCACCGATGCGCCGGGAGCTGGCGGCGGCCCTCGAGGCGATGAATGCGGATGAAGAGGTTCGCGCCGTGATCATGACCGGGGCTGGAGATCGGGCCTTCTCCGCCGGACAGGACCTGAACGAGACCAAGTCGTTCGATACCGAGCGTGCGCGCGAGTGGGTCGAGGAGTGGCGTGCCCTCTACAGCGCCATACGCGGCATGACGAAGCCGTTGATTGCCGCTCTGAACGGCGTGGCCGCAGGTTCTGCATTCCAGGTGGCCCTGCAGTGCGACATCCGTGTCGGCCATGCGGGCAGCAAGATGGGGCAGCCCGAGATCAATTCGGGAATCGCCAGCACATTGGGACCCTGGCTGATGAAGGAGATGCTGGGGCTGTCGCGCACCATAGAACTCACATTGACGGGACGCATGATGGACGGGGAGGAGTGCCATCATATCGGCCTCATACATCACCTCGTCGCCGCCGACCAGGTTCATGCCAAGGCGATGGAAGTGGCTGGCGAACTGGCTGAGAAGCCCCCGGTCGCAATGGCACTGAACAAGCGTCGCTTTGCGGAGATGACCCAGCCCGGATTCGAGGATGCCCTTGCAGCCGGCAGCCGGAACCAGAAGGAGGCGTATGCCAGTGGCGAGCCGCAGCGTATGATGGAGCAATTCTTCGCCGAGCGCGAAAAGCGCAAGCAGAACGCCTGATAGGAGGCATCGCGCCGTGGATCTGCTTGAATACCAAGGAAAGAAGCTCTTCGCTCGATACGGAATTCCGATTCCGAAGGGGGCTCTCTGGCCTGAGGTTCCGGAGTGTGCCGGCCCGTTCGTGCTGAAGGCGCAGGTCGCCACAGGCAAGCGCGGCAAGCGCGGAGGGATCCGTTTCGCCGATGATCGAGGGGCAGCCGGACAGACAGTCCAGGAGATGGAATCCCTGTCTTTCGAGGGCGAGACGGCTGCCGCAGTCTATGTGGAGCAGTGCCTCGATATAGACCGCGAAATCTACCTCGCTCTTGCAATCGATCGCGATCGCCGCTGTCCGGTTCTGCTCGCGTCTGCCGAAGGTGGCATCGATATCGAGGAGGCCCCTGCAGACTCCTTGCTGCGCCTGCCGATAGATTCCTTTCTTGGCCTTCGCGGCTTTCATATTGCCGCCGTTGCACGCTGGCTGGGTGTCGAGGGTCAGACGGGTGAGCAGCTGGCAGAGGTGGTCAAGGCGCTCTATTCGCTGATGCTTTCAGAGGACGCGGAACTGGTGGAGATCAATCCGCTTGTGGTGTCCGCTGACGGAAACGTCGTGGCTGCAGATGCCAAAGTCAGCCTGGACGACAATGCCGCCTTTCGCCGCCTTCCCGTGGAAGGGGCGAGTGAGTCCTCGGCCTCTCGACCCTCGTCGTTTGAACAGGCAGTGGCGGAAGCCGGCGCAGTGGGGATCGAGATCGATCCAGATGGGGATATCATTGCCGTCGTCAGTGGTGCAGGGCTGATGATGGCAACGCTGGATATCCTCTGCGAAGCCAAACTCCACGTCAGGGCGGTGGTTGACCTGGGCGGCTCTGTTCTTGCCGGTGGCGAGGTGCTGGGGAAAGTCTTCCAGGCCGTCGTCGCTGCGGGGCCACGAGCAACCTTCCTGAATGCCTATATGCACACCGCCCTGTGCGACGAACTGGCGAGAATGATGATCGAGGCGCAGGATATTGCTCCTCTCGAAGGGCGTGTTCTCGTGCGGCTCAAGGGCAGGAACAGTGATGTCGGGAGGTCCCTTCTGTCGGATCAGGGATTCGATGTCTTTGAGGACCTGGGCCCTGCCATCGAGACGCTGACACAAGCCAGGGAGCTTGTCTGATGGCGATTCTCATTGACGGAAACAGCCGGATCCTCATCCAGGGCATCACGGGTCATACCGGACGCAACCTGGCCCAGAAGATGCGCTCCGAAGAGAGCCCGCTTGTGGGTGGTGTCTCACCCAAACGAGCCGGTGAAGTGGTCAGTGAAGTCCCTGTGTTCGCCTCCTGCTACGAGGCTGTGGCGGCAACCGGGGCGAACTGCAGTTTCGTGTCCGTTCCAGCGCCCCTGGCGTGCGAGGCGGCGCTTGAAGCCATCGATGCAGGGATATCCACCCTGGTTGTCTATACCGAGGGGGTCCCGATCATGGATGCGATCCGCATATCGGCATATGCGCGAAGCCGCGGCGTGCGGGTTCTGGGACCAAACGCGGCGGGCTGTATCAGCCCGGGCCTTGCGAACCTGTCGGACCTGAATGCAGCGCTGCTGCGACGCGGGCCGATCGGGATTGTCTCGAAGAGCGGTACGCTGACCTATGAAGTCATTGAGACACTGAATGCCCATGGATTGGGACAGAGTACCGTTGCCTGTCTCGGAGGTGATCCCGTGGTCGGCATGAGCCATGGCGAGGTGCTGGAACTGTTCGAGGATGATCCCGATACAGAGGCTGTCGTTCTAATTGGCGAGATCGGCGGGCGCAGTGAACTCGATGCCGCCGATTTGGTGGTCCGGATGCGCAAGCCTGTTGTTGCTTATATTGCCGGGCTGCATGCGCCGCCCGGCAAGCGCATGGGCCATGCGGGGGCCATGCTTGGGTCACCCGAGGAGAATGTACCTGGAAAACGCGCCGCGTTGGAGACTGCGGGTGCAAGCGTAGTCAATGATGTAATGGGAATCGGTGAGGTCTTGCGGCGCGTCATGGCCCCAGCAGGGGCAGGCTGAACATCGATTCCACAAGTATAACAAAGGATTGGGAGTACAATCATGTCTAGGACAAAACATCACAAGAAATTTTCGCTGACACGGCGGGAAATGCTTCTCACGACAGGGGCCGGTGTGGCTGTCGGTTCCATGGGGCTGCCCTTCAGTGCACTGGCTCAGGATCGTCTGACGGTTGCCGATCCTGGCGGGCCGTTTGAGGCCGCGTTCGGTGAAGCCTTCTATCGTCCTTTCGAAGAGGCAACGGGCCATACGGTTGCGAATACGGCTCGTGAACACCAACCGACAAGCCAAGTACAATCCATTGTGGAAACAGGTTCCTACAGTTGGGACGTGGTGACAGTTACGCAAGCTGATCAGGTCCTGTTGGGCGGTCGCGACCTGCTTGAGGAACTGGATTGGTCCGGAGAACACATGGACAACATCATGTCCGATGCCCGGACCGATGTCTGGATGGGCACGGATGTCTACGCCACGATTCTGGCCTATCGCAGTGACGCCTTTACGGATAAGGCTCCTGAATCCTGGGCCGATTTCTGGGATGTGGAGAATTTCCCTGGGCGGCGGGCCCTGCGCCGCAGCCCCATCGATACGCTTGAGATCGCACTGATGGCGGACGGCGTTGCCATGGAGGATTTGTATCCTCTTGATATCGACCGGGCATTGGCAAAGCTGGATGAAATCCGTGAGCATGTCGATGTGTGGTGGACCGGTGGTGCGCAGACCAGTCAACTCCTGCAGAGCGGAGAAGTTGATATGCTGCCGACCTGGAATGGTCGTGCTCAGACCGTGATCGACGATGGTGGCCCAGTGGCGATACAGTGGAATCAGGGGCTTTATTCCATCGAAGGTTGGGCTATCCCGAAAGGGAACCCCAAGGCAGATCTGGGCCGTGAGTTCATCAAGTTCTGCGCTGATCCGGAACGGCAGGCGGCCTTTACCGACAAGCTCGCCTATGGGCCGACCAACCCGAAAGCCTATGATTTCATATCAGAGGAACGTGCGCAGTTCCTTCCCACAGCGCCTGACAACCTGGAGCGCATGACACTGGCCAACCAGGGTTGGTGGGGCGAGCATAAGGAAGAAGCGGAGAGCCGTTTCAACGAATGGCTCCTTTCGTGACGCCCAGCATTTCATAGTTTCCGGGACGATGCCGGCAAGTCTCCGGCATCGTCCCTGCGTTGCGATTGTTTTTCAGGCTGTCCCAGCTTCGCTGCGGCCCTACCCGCGACGGGGATGTATAAATGACCACCTCACAGGTGCAGAAGAAACTTCAAGTTCGACAACTTCGTAAAACATTCGGTGACCTTGTTGCCTTGGAAGGGGCCGATCTGGACCTCGCGGACGGTGAGTTTCTCACTCTCCTGGGGCCTTCCGGTTCCGGCAAGACGACCTTGCTCCTGGCAATTGCCGGCTTGAACGAGCCTGACAGCGGCGAGATTCAGATCGATGGGGAAGTGGCGACCTTCCTGCCGCCTTTCAAGCGGGACATCGGGATGGTTTTCCAGAACTATGCCCTGTTCCCGCATATGACGATCTTCGACAACATCGGCTTTGCATTGAAAATGCGTAAGTGGCCGAAAGACCAAATCAGGGAAGCAGTGGAGCGCGTGCTGGAGATTGTTCAGCTCCCTCACGTGGCAACGCGATATCCGCGTCAGCTGTCGGGCGGGCAGCAACAGCGCATCGCACTCGCACGTGCCATGGTTTACGAACCCTCTGTCATCCTGATGGACGAGCCTCTTGGTGCGCTCGACAAAAAGCTTCGCGAGCAACTGCAGCTCGAAATCAAGCGCCTGCACAAGGAGCTCAACATCGCAGTGCTCTACGTCACACATGACCAGGAAGAAGCCCTGGTCATGTCCGATCGTATCTGTTTGATGCGTGATGGGCGCATTGAGCAGCTTGGCACGCCTTCGGAGCTGTATTTTCGACCTCGCTCTGTGTTTGCAGCCGATTTCCTTGGAGAGGCCAACTTGCTGAGCGGTCGCGTGGCCGGACAGGACAACGGGATCGTTTTGGTCGATCTTGTAGACGGAACCCGAGTACGCGGGGTGAGTGACCATGCTCTTACCATCGGTCAGGACGTGCGCATGATGGTCCGGCCGGAAACGATAGGGGTGCTCGCCCAGGGAGAAAACGCGGAGAATGTGCTGGAAGCCCGCTTCAGTGAAGAAGTCATGAGTGGCAGTACGACGCAAAGCTTCTTCACCATAGGATCCGAGCAGCAACTCTTTACCAAGTCCTTGACCCAGACAGGAGCGTCTGTGGCGAACGGTGACTCCCTGCGTCTGGGATGGGCGTCAGAGCGTGCCGTCGTTCTTCCGGACGAATGAGCAGGAATGGGAAGATGATGGGGTCAATAGTCTCAAAAAGTTCCCGTGGGCGGTTGCCGTGGCCGCTTTTGCCCGCCCTGCTCTTTCTTGCATCTGCTTTTGTCTACCCTGTCGTTCTGCTGCTCAGCCAGAGCGTCAGCGGAGAGCAGGGAGGATTTACGCTAGACCACTACCTTAAGCTGCGGGAATCCTTTGTCGTTGGGCAGGTCCTGGCAACAACCTTCAAGATTGCCGGCTGGACGGCGGTATTCTCGGTGCTGGCTGCCTATCCAGTTGCGTTCCTGCTTTCCACGGTGGGCAAGGACCGGCGCAATTTCCTCATCATCTGGGTGCTGATGCCGTTCTGGACCAGTTTTCTAGTCCGGACCTTCGCGTGGATCGTGCTGCTTGGCCGCAATGGTGCCATCAACCAGTTCGCCGCGGCTCTCGGCCTGCCGGAAATGCCGAGTATGCTCTATAATTTTACTGGCGTAATGATCGGCATGGTGCATGCACTGATGCCCTTGTGCGTTCTGACCATGCTGTCCGTCATGGAGGGCATCGACCAGAATCTGACACGCGCGGCCAGCACACTCGGGGCACGCCCCTCCCAGGCCTTTCTGCGTATCTACTTACCGCTGTCCATTCCGGGGATGGCAGCTGGCGGATTGCTGGTCTTCATCACCGCGCTTGGTTTCTTCATCACGCCTGCATTGCTGGGTGGTGAAAGAGAGACCGTGATCGTCCAGTTGATCATCTTCCAGATCAAGGACTTGCTGAACTGGGGGTTTGCAGGTGCAATCGCCGTTATGCTGCTCGTCGTGGCTCTGGTCGTGTTCTTCTTCTATGATCGCCTCGTGGGGCTTTCCACCTTGTCGGGCGGAGCCATGCGCGCGGATGACAGGCCTTGGCGCAATCCGATCGGGTGGGGCGGGCGCAAGCTTGGCGCCTTGATAATCGAGGTCCTGGCCTTTGTTTGCGAGAGCATAGGCCGTGGCCTGGAGATGCTGCGGCCAACCCGTCCAGACCGGCCGAGGGCGCCGTCTGGGCGGCGGGTTCTGTGGGTTGCTGCTGGCCTGATCCTCTTTTTCCTGGCCGGGCCGGCTTTCTTCATCATACCGGTCAGCTTTACCGAAGGGAACTTCCTGGGCTGGCCGCCCGAGGGTTTCTCGCTGAAATGGTATGATTCCGTATTCCAGGATCCCCTCTGGATCGAGGCAGCCGCGCGGTCACTGATTGTCGCTCTGCTCGCCGGAACCATGGGGCTGCTGCTCGGAGTGCCTGCAGCATTCCACATCGTCAGGCGCTCGCGCTACAAGACGGCACTGATCGGCTTCCTGGTCTCACCCATCATCATGCCGAATATCATCATTGCGGTGTCGCTGTTTTATCTGTTTGCAGGCATAGGCCTTGTCGGTACGACCATCGGGCTGGCCATTGGTCATACCGTGCTGGCCGTCCCCTATGTCGTCGTGACGGTCGTTGCCATTCTCAAGCAGTATGATGAACGTCTCGACCAGGCTGCCTATACCCTTGGGGCCAACAAGGCGAAGACGTTCCGGTATGTCACTTTTCCTCTGCTCAAGTCAGGTTTGATCGCAGCCTTCATGTTCGCCTTCGTCATCTCCTTTGATGAATTGACGATCGCCCTGTTCCTCGCCGGCGGACAGATGACTACACTGCCCAGGCAGATGTGGGACAATGCCCTTCTGCAGGTCTCTCCCACGCTCGCTGCCGTGGCTGCGTTGGTCCTACTGTTCATGACCGCAATCATTCTCATCTCCGAGTACATGCGTCGCCGGGGAGAGAGGACGTGAGCGACCAGGCTTCGACTTATACGGACCCGTTGGCTCTGCGGCTTCCCGTTCATGGCGAAGAGGCCCCGAAAACCTATTGGCATGCGACAGCGGGAACGGCCCCGTACGACGATGGTGTGCTCACGCAGGATCTGACCTGCGAAGTTGCCGTTATCGGGGGCGGATATACCGGCCTGTCCTCTGCCTATCAGCTGGCGCGATTGGGAATCGGACCTGTTGCGGTCCTGGAGGCCAATCGCCCTGGCTGGGGCTGCAGTGGGCGCAACGGCAGTTTTGCCCGCCCTGCCATAGGGCGTATTCCCTATGAAGAGTGGGACCGTCGTTGGGGCAGCGACACGGCGGATGCAATGTTCTCAGAAGCCCTGGCGGCCTTGCAATCCGTCCGCGAAATCATATCCGAGGCTGCTATTGATTGCGAAGCCATGCCGGAGGGCTGGCTGAAAGTTGCTCACAGGCCAGAAAAGGTTTCTGCTCTACAGGCGGAAAGAGCGCTGCTCCAAGAACGCTTTGGTCTCGATGTCGATTATCTGGACGGTGAGCGCCTGGCGGCGGAGCATGTTCGTGGTGGAGAGGCTTATGCAGCTTTGCGGTGGCCGGTTTCCTTTGCCATGCATCCTGTAAAATTGGCCTATGGGCTCGTGAACGCGGCGCGCGAGGCGGGCGCCAGTGTCCATAGCGGAACACCCGTTATCGGGCTGTCCAAGGAGGGGGCGTATCACCGCCTGACCACCCCGGCTGGTGAAGTGCGGGCGCGCCGTGTGATCATCGCGACAAACGGCTATTCCGTTGAGAAGCTGTTCACTCCGCTGCGCAATCGACTCTTGCCCGTTCTGTCAAACGTCGTCGTAACGCAACCCCTGACAGCCGAGGAAAAGGCCGAAGGGAATTTTCACACCACGGACTGCATCAGTGATACCCGCAAGATGCTGTATTACTATCGGCGTCTCCCCGATGATCGGATCATGCTTGGAGGGAAGGGGCCGGTGCGCCCCGGCCCCGCCGCCATGGCGCGTCACAGAGACGCTCTGCTGGCTGCAATTAGCAGGAAATTCCCCTTCATGAAGAACCCTTGCGCCGACTACTTCTGGGGTGGCTGGGTGGCTCTTACCTTTGATTCTATTCCGCATGTCTCCACTGCCGAAGACGACAGAACGTTACACTACGCCATGGGATATATAGGCAGTGGTGTCTCCTGCAGTATTCATGCCGGACGCCGGCTGGCGGAGCATATTTCTGGAGGGCGGCAAGAGCTTCCCGTACCAATGTCGAGAGGTCTTCCGAAATATCCTTTTGCTGCATTTCGCCGTGTCGGACAGGCCATCGCAATGTCCTGGTTCGCGCGCAAGGACGAGAGGGGACTTTGATGGAGAGCAAACCTCCGGAGCGACGGATTGCCGTAGTGGGCGCCGGGATTGTTGGCGTTTCCTGTGCATGGCAACTCCAGAAGCGAGGGTTCCAGGTCACTCTGATTGATCGGCTGCAGCCAGGCGACGCCTGTTCCTTTGGCAATGCCGGAGTAATTGCGACGAGTTCCTGCATTCCTCTAGTCATGCCTGGAACCTGGCGGAACGTTCCGAAATGGCTCCTGGACCCGGATGGGCCCCTGGCGATCGATCTTCGCGATGTGCCGCGCTTGGCCAG is part of the Fodinicurvata sediminis DSM 21159 genome and encodes:
- a CDS encoding enoyl-CoA hydratase/isomerase family protein, coding for MGVEVKRTGSLLLLTLNREERLNALDTDMRTAIVEALNAASEDDEVRAVVLTGKGARAFCAGQDLNESRQLSPDGGDAWMDTWQRFFAAVSQCRKPIVAAVNGTAAGAGLQLALMADLRVAVPTARFLMAEINVGLPAIAGSYLLQTHLGQARMRELVLTGRVFTAEEASEWGLVQETRPPDQLMERAEAMALHLAEKPPVAMRLTLEMLRGMMRRGLSEAETAAVSYQSEAIATGEPQAQMARFFEARR
- a CDS encoding enoyl-CoA hydratase/isomerase family protein; amino-acid sequence: MYEFLKVSTDGKVGTITLNRPDVLNAWHSPMRRELAAALEAMNADEEVRAVIMTGAGDRAFSAGQDLNETKSFDTERAREWVEEWRALYSAIRGMTKPLIAALNGVAAGSAFQVALQCDIRVGHAGSKMGQPEINSGIASTLGPWLMKEMLGLSRTIELTLTGRMMDGEECHHIGLIHHLVAADQVHAKAMEVAGELAEKPPVAMALNKRRFAEMTQPGFEDALAAGSRNQKEAYASGEPQRMMEQFFAEREKRKQNA
- a CDS encoding ATP-grasp domain-containing protein, yielding MDLLEYQGKKLFARYGIPIPKGALWPEVPECAGPFVLKAQVATGKRGKRGGIRFADDRGAAGQTVQEMESLSFEGETAAAVYVEQCLDIDREIYLALAIDRDRRCPVLLASAEGGIDIEEAPADSLLRLPIDSFLGLRGFHIAAVARWLGVEGQTGEQLAEVVKALYSLMLSEDAELVEINPLVVSADGNVVAADAKVSLDDNAAFRRLPVEGASESSASRPSSFEQAVAEAGAVGIEIDPDGDIIAVVSGAGLMMATLDILCEAKLHVRAVVDLGGSVLAGGEVLGKVFQAVVAAGPRATFLNAYMHTALCDELARMMIEAQDIAPLEGRVLVRLKGRNSDVGRSLLSDQGFDVFEDLGPAIETLTQARELV
- a CDS encoding succinate--CoA ligase subunit alpha, translating into MAILIDGNSRILIQGITGHTGRNLAQKMRSEESPLVGGVSPKRAGEVVSEVPVFASCYEAVAATGANCSFVSVPAPLACEAALEAIDAGISTLVVYTEGVPIMDAIRISAYARSRGVRVLGPNAAGCISPGLANLSDLNAALLRRGPIGIVSKSGTLTYEVIETLNAHGLGQSTVACLGGDPVVGMSHGEVLELFEDDPDTEAVVLIGEIGGRSELDAADLVVRMRKPVVAYIAGLHAPPGKRMGHAGAMLGSPEENVPGKRAALETAGASVVNDVMGIGEVLRRVMAPAGAG
- a CDS encoding ABC transporter substrate-binding protein, coding for MSRTKHHKKFSLTRREMLLTTGAGVAVGSMGLPFSALAQDRLTVADPGGPFEAAFGEAFYRPFEEATGHTVANTAREHQPTSQVQSIVETGSYSWDVVTVTQADQVLLGGRDLLEELDWSGEHMDNIMSDARTDVWMGTDVYATILAYRSDAFTDKAPESWADFWDVENFPGRRALRRSPIDTLEIALMADGVAMEDLYPLDIDRALAKLDEIREHVDVWWTGGAQTSQLLQSGEVDMLPTWNGRAQTVIDDGGPVAIQWNQGLYSIEGWAIPKGNPKADLGREFIKFCADPERQAAFTDKLAYGPTNPKAYDFISEERAQFLPTAPDNLERMTLANQGWWGEHKEEAESRFNEWLLS
- a CDS encoding ABC transporter ATP-binding protein — translated: MTTSQVQKKLQVRQLRKTFGDLVALEGADLDLADGEFLTLLGPSGSGKTTLLLAIAGLNEPDSGEIQIDGEVATFLPPFKRDIGMVFQNYALFPHMTIFDNIGFALKMRKWPKDQIREAVERVLEIVQLPHVATRYPRQLSGGQQQRIALARAMVYEPSVILMDEPLGALDKKLREQLQLEIKRLHKELNIAVLYVTHDQEEALVMSDRICLMRDGRIEQLGTPSELYFRPRSVFAADFLGEANLLSGRVAGQDNGIVLVDLVDGTRVRGVSDHALTIGQDVRMMVRPETIGVLAQGENAENVLEARFSEEVMSGSTTQSFFTIGSEQQLFTKSLTQTGASVANGDSLRLGWASERAVVLPDE
- a CDS encoding ABC transporter permease subunit; translation: MMGSIVSKSSRGRLPWPLLPALLFLASAFVYPVVLLLSQSVSGEQGGFTLDHYLKLRESFVVGQVLATTFKIAGWTAVFSVLAAYPVAFLLSTVGKDRRNFLIIWVLMPFWTSFLVRTFAWIVLLGRNGAINQFAAALGLPEMPSMLYNFTGVMIGMVHALMPLCVLTMLSVMEGIDQNLTRAASTLGARPSQAFLRIYLPLSIPGMAAGGLLVFITALGFFITPALLGGERETVIVQLIIFQIKDLLNWGFAGAIAVMLLVVALVVFFFYDRLVGLSTLSGGAMRADDRPWRNPIGWGGRKLGALIIEVLAFVCESIGRGLEMLRPTRPDRPRAPSGRRVLWVAAGLILFFLAGPAFFIIPVSFTEGNFLGWPPEGFSLKWYDSVFQDPLWIEAAARSLIVALLAGTMGLLLGVPAAFHIVRRSRYKTALIGFLVSPIIMPNIIIAVSLFYLFAGIGLVGTTIGLAIGHTVLAVPYVVVTVVAILKQYDERLDQAAYTLGANKAKTFRYVTFPLLKSGLIAAFMFAFVISFDELTIALFLAGGQMTTLPRQMWDNALLQVSPTLAAVAALVLLFMTAIILISEYMRRRGERT
- a CDS encoding NAD(P)/FAD-dependent oxidoreductase — translated: MSDQASTYTDPLALRLPVHGEEAPKTYWHATAGTAPYDDGVLTQDLTCEVAVIGGGYTGLSSAYQLARLGIGPVAVLEANRPGWGCSGRNGSFARPAIGRIPYEEWDRRWGSDTADAMFSEALAALQSVREIISEAAIDCEAMPEGWLKVAHRPEKVSALQAERALLQERFGLDVDYLDGERLAAEHVRGGEAYAALRWPVSFAMHPVKLAYGLVNAAREAGASVHSGTPVIGLSKEGAYHRLTTPAGEVRARRVIIATNGYSVEKLFTPLRNRLLPVLSNVVVTQPLTAEEKAEGNFHTTDCISDTRKMLYYYRRLPDDRIMLGGKGPVRPGPAAMARHRDALLAAISRKFPFMKNPCADYFWGGWVALTFDSIPHVSTAEDDRTLHYAMGYIGSGVSCSIHAGRRLAEHISGGRQELPVPMSRGLPKYPFAAFRRVGQAIAMSWFARKDERGL